The nucleotide window CGCCGCAGGATGGGCGACCGGCACTTGCAGCGTCAAGGCCGGGCCCCATGAGACGTGACCTTCCCGCAAGATGCGGGACGAGCGGACGGCGGCTTGGATGGCACAGAAGAAGACGACCGCATCGACGGACGGACAGGGAATCCGGCAGCGGCTCAGGCTGGGGAGCGGGCTCGTCCTGCTCACCTTCGCGTTCAGCCACTTCCTCAACCACATGCTCGGCATCTGGTCGCTCGAGGCAATGGAGGCGGGGCGACTGGTGTTCCTCGCCGTCTGGCGTAGTCCGCCAGGCGAAGTCCTGCTGCTGTCTGCCATTCTGGTCCATGCCTCGCTCGCGCTGTGGAAGACTGCGCGCCGCCGCAGCCTGCGCCTGTCCGCCTGGCAATGGGCGCAGCTCCTGCTCGGGCTGGCCATCCCCTTCCTGCTCATTCCGCACGCCATCGGAACGGGCGGGCTTGCCCACCGGTTCGGCTATGAGGACACCTACCGCAACGTGCTCACGGTCCTGTGGCCGGGGCTGATCCTCAATCAGACCATCTTGATGCTGCTGGTCTGGCTGCACGGGATGATCGGCTTGCATTTCTGGCTGCGCCTGAAGCCGGGCTACGCCCCCTTCAAGCCGCTTCTTTTCGCTCTCGCGCTGCTGGTTCCCGTCCTTGCGTCCTGGGGCTGGACGGATGCGGCCCGCCGGCTGCGCCTGACGGAGAACCAGCCCTTCCCCCTGACGCCGGAAATGACCAGTTGGTCCGATCCGCTGGTCACGTTGCTGCGCAACGGCTTCTATGCGCTGGTCGCCCTCGTCGTCCTCGTCATCGTCCTCAGGGCCCTTGTTCGCCGCTCGCGCCGGACCATCGAGATCACCTATCCGGGCGACCGGGTGGTGAAGGTCGCGCCCGGTCCGACCTTGCTGGAAATCAGCAAGATGAACGGAATTCCCCATGCTGACGTGTGCGGCGGCCGGGCCCGCTGCTCGACATGCCGGACCCGCATTCTCGATGGTCTCGACACGCTGCCCGCCCCGTCTGCGACCGAAGCGAAGGTGCTCACCCGCATCAGCGCAGGTGAGGACATTCGCCTTGCGTGCCAGGTGCGACCGGAAGCCCCGCTGAAAGTCCAGCCCTTGGTGCCGGCAAGCGGCGCGGTGCGGGTCGCCGGATCGGACGGCGACGCCTATCACTGGGGCGTCGAGCAGCCGGCGGCGATCCTGTTCGTCGATCTGCGGAATTTCACCGGCCTTGCGGAGCACCGGCTTTCCTACGACGTCGTCTTCCTCCTCAACCGCTATCTCGGCGAGACCGCCAAGGCAGTCGAGGCCTGCGGCGGCTATGTCGACAAGTTCATCGGCGACGGTGTCATGGCGATCTTCGGCATGAAGGACGGGCTGCAGGCCGGCTGTCGCAACGCGCTCGCAGCGACAAACGCCATCGCGGAAACCATGGAGCGGCTGAATGTCGAGCTCGGGCCGCAGCTCAGCGCCCCGCTCCGGGTCGGAATGGGCCTGCATGCCGGACCGGTGATCCTGGGGCGTATCGGCGCGGTGAGCGGCAATGGCGCCAGCGCCCGGATCACCGCGCTCGGCGACGTCGTCAACACCGCAAGCCGGCTGGAAACGGCAACGAAAGAACTGGGACACAGCCTCGTCGTCTCGAGCGCCGTGCTGGAGGCTGCCGGCTACACATGCGATCAGGCAGGCAGGACCGAGATCGCGGTCAGGGGCCGGCGCGAGCCGCTCGATGTTTTCGCTCTCGACCCGCCCGCGCGGCTGGTCGATACTCTCGCCAAACCCGCCTTTCCTTCCGCCTGAACCAGGTCATTCTCCCCATGTCACGACAGTATTCTTCTCAGGAAATGCTTGCCCGTCTCGTTGCCTTCCCGACGGTTTCCGCCAACAGCAATCTCGATCTCATCGATTTCGTCGAGACCTATCTGGCAGGGCACGGCATCGCCTCTCAGCGCGTGCCGGACGCTACCGGCACCAAGGCCGCACTGCACGCCGTGATCGGCCCGCAGAAGGACGGCGGCGTTGCTCTGTCGGCCCATACCGACGTCGTGCCCGTCGAAGGGCAGGCCTGGAGCAGCGACCCGTTCACCCTGCGCGAGGCCGATGGCCGACTCTACGGCCGCGGCACCTGCGACATGAAGGGCTTTGCCGCCGTGGCACTGGCCGCCGTGCCGCAGATGATTGCCGCACCGCTGACCCGCCCCATCCACATCGCCCTGTCCTACGACGAGGAAGTGGGCTGCGTCGGCGCGCCTCCGATGATCGATTCGATGCTGCGCTCCGGCCCCAAGCCGTCGATGGTGGTGGTCGGTGAACCGAGCAACATGCGCGTCATCACCGCACATAAGGGCACTGCGGTCATCCGCGTGACCGTGCGCGGGCACACGGTTCACTCCAGCCAGTGGGATCGCGGGGTCTCGGCGATCGCCAATGCAGCCCGCATCATCACCTGGCTCGACGATCGCACCCGCGAGAACCAGCGCGCCGCCGATCCGGCCCTTGCCATGGACCCGCCCTTCACGACCCTTCATTGCGGCGTGATCGAGGGCGGCACTGCGGCCAATATCGTCTCGCGCTCGTGCTCCTTCTTCTGCGACATCCGCACCATCCCGGGCGACACGCGGGAAGCCTGGCTGAAGCGACTGGAAACCTTCATCCGCACCCAGATCGAACCGGGCATGCACGCCGTCCACGCCGACACGGGAGTGACGATCGAGAAGCTCGCCTATGCTCCCGCGCTCAGCGAGGAGCAGGACGGGCCGGCCGAAGCGCTCGCCCGCCGGCTTACCGGGGACAACGGCCGGCATATGGTCGTCTATGGCACCGAGGCCGGCCAGTTCCAGGAGCGCGGCATTTCCGCGGTCGTCTGCGGTCCGGGTTCGATCGACCAGGCCCACCAGCCAGACGAGTACATCGAGAAGACGGAGATCGTCGCAGCGGACGGGTTCGTCTCGCGGCTCATCGCCGACATGTGCCGCTAGGGCAGCACAGGCCAGCCTGCCTGCGAGGCAGGTAATCCACAGGCACCTCGCGCTTATGTGCGGGATGCCTTGCAAGCCTTCCGCTAGGAACCGTGCGGGCATGGGGCGAGACTTCCGCTACGACTTCCGCAATTCCTCTCTTTCGCGTCCAGCACATGCTGGACTGTCGCTTTCGACATTGCTTAGATGCAATCTGGTGATCCGCAAAAATGCGGCACATCGGGTCGGCACCGACCTCACAGGTCGGCGTCGGAGGAGCCCGAGACAACGATAAGTCATGAGGGGACTATGCGCATCAAATCGACAATAGCTGCGGCGGCGCTCATCACGTCGCTGCTGGGAACGACTGCATCGGCGGAAACGCTCCGCTACGCCTTTCAGGGCACGTTGAACCAGCTCGATCCCTATTCCCTGAACGAGACCTTCACGCTCGGCACGCTCGGCAATGTCTATGAGGGTCTGACCCGGCGCGCTCCCGATCTGACGATCGAACCGGCCCTGGCGGAGCGCTGGGAAGTCCTCGAGCCGACCCGCTGGCGCTTCTACCTGCGCAAGGGCGTCAAGTTCCACAACGGCAACGACTTCACGGCCGATGACGTTGTCTTCTCCGCCGAGCGTATCCGCTCCGAAGGATCGGACCTCACCACCCGCATCGGCGCGGACGTGAAGGTCGAGAAGGTCGACGACCATACGGTC belongs to Stappia indica and includes:
- the argE gene encoding acetylornithine deacetylase; the protein is MSRQYSSQEMLARLVAFPTVSANSNLDLIDFVETYLAGHGIASQRVPDATGTKAALHAVIGPQKDGGVALSAHTDVVPVEGQAWSSDPFTLREADGRLYGRGTCDMKGFAAVALAAVPQMIAAPLTRPIHIALSYDEEVGCVGAPPMIDSMLRSGPKPSMVVVGEPSNMRVITAHKGTAVIRVTVRGHTVHSSQWDRGVSAIANAARIITWLDDRTRENQRAADPALAMDPPFTTLHCGVIEGGTAANIVSRSCSFFCDIRTIPGDTREAWLKRLETFIRTQIEPGMHAVHADTGVTIEKLAYAPALSEEQDGPAEALARRLTGDNGRHMVVYGTEAGQFQERGISAVVCGPGSIDQAHQPDEYIEKTEIVAADGFVSRLIADMCR
- a CDS encoding adenylate/guanylate cyclase domain-containing protein → MAQKKTTASTDGQGIRQRLRLGSGLVLLTFAFSHFLNHMLGIWSLEAMEAGRLVFLAVWRSPPGEVLLLSAILVHASLALWKTARRRSLRLSAWQWAQLLLGLAIPFLLIPHAIGTGGLAHRFGYEDTYRNVLTVLWPGLILNQTILMLLVWLHGMIGLHFWLRLKPGYAPFKPLLFALALLVPVLASWGWTDAARRLRLTENQPFPLTPEMTSWSDPLVTLLRNGFYALVALVVLVIVLRALVRRSRRTIEITYPGDRVVKVAPGPTLLEISKMNGIPHADVCGGRARCSTCRTRILDGLDTLPAPSATEAKVLTRISAGEDIRLACQVRPEAPLKVQPLVPASGAVRVAGSDGDAYHWGVEQPAAILFVDLRNFTGLAEHRLSYDVVFLLNRYLGETAKAVEACGGYVDKFIGDGVMAIFGMKDGLQAGCRNALAATNAIAETMERLNVELGPQLSAPLRVGMGLHAGPVILGRIGAVSGNGASARITALGDVVNTASRLETATKELGHSLVVSSAVLEAAGYTCDQAGRTEIAVRGRREPLDVFALDPPARLVDTLAKPAFPSA